The following proteins are co-located in the Castanea sativa cultivar Marrone di Chiusa Pesio chromosome 8, ASM4071231v1 genome:
- the LOC142608202 gene encoding lysine histidine transporter-like 6 isoform X2: MVSTSPTKEVANSDGKWIEEDTSRHAKWWYSTFHTVTAMIGAGVLSLPYAMAYLGWGPGTLVLAISWCMTLNTMWQMIQLHECVPGTRFDRYIDLGRHAFGPKLGPWIVLPQQLIVQVGCDIVYMVTGGKCLKKFMEMACTNCTQLKQSYWILIFGGIHFFLSQLPNFNSVAGVSLAAAVMSLSYSTIAWVGCLARGQIDDVSYAYKKTSSADYMFRVFNALGQISFAFAGHAVALEIQATIPSTPERPSKVPMWKGALGAYFINAICYFPVALIGYWAFGQDVDDNVLMNLKKPAWLIASANLMVVIHVIGSYQVYAMPVFDLLERMMVKKMNFPPGIALRLIARSSYVAFTLFVGVTFPFFGDLLGFFGGFGFAPTSYFLPSIMWLVIKKPKRFTAKWIINWSCIFVGVFIMLASTIGGFRNIIADASSYSFYT; the protein is encoded by the exons ATGGTTTCAACTTCTCCTACTAAG GAAGTTGCTAATTCAGACGGCAAATGGATAGAGGAGGACACCTCACGCCATGCCAAATGGTGGTACTCAACTTTTCACACTGTCACAGCTATGATAGGTGCAGGAGTACTCAGCCTGCCTTATGCCATGGCCTACTTAGGATG GGGTCCAGGGACACTGGTTTTGGCAATATCATGGTGCATGACCTTGAACACAATGTGGCAGATGATACAACTCCATGAATGTGTTCCAGGCACTCGTTTTGATCGATACATTGACCTCGGTCGACATGCCTTTGGGCCAAAACTCGGACCTTGGATTGTGCTTCCCCAGCAACTTATTGTTCAGGTTGGGTGTGACATAGTGTATATGGTCACTGGGGGAAAGTGCCTCAAGAAATTTATGGAGATGGCCTGCACCAATTGCACACAGCTCAAACAATCTTACTGGATTTTGATCTTTGGAGGCATCCATTTCTTCTTGTCTCAGCTACCCAACTTTAATTCTGTTGCTGGTGTTTCGCTAGCAGCAGCAGTCATGTCACTAAG TTATTCAACTATAGCCTGGGTGGGTTGCTTGGCTAGAGGTCAGATAGATGATGTGAGCTATGCTTACAAAAAAACTAGCTCAGCTGATTACATGTTTCGTGTCTTCAATGCATTGGGACAAATCTCTTTTGCATTTGCTGGGCATGCGGTGGCCCTTGAAATTCAGGCCACAATTCCATCAACTCCTGAGAGGCCTTCAAAGGTACCCATGTGGAAAGGTGCACTTGGAGCCTATTTTATCAATGCAATATGCTACTTCCCGGTGGCCCTTATTGGATACTGGGCATTTGGGCAAGATGTTGATGACAATGTGCTAATGAATCTCAAGAAACCTGCGTGGCTCATTGCCTCTGCTAACCTAATGGTGGTCATCCATGTCATAGGCAGCTATCAG GTCTATGCCATGCCTGTATTTGACTTGCTGGAGAGGATGATGGTGAAAAAGATGAATTTCCCACCAGGAATTGCACTTAGACTCATCGCTAGATCTTCTTATGTAG CATTTACATTATTCGTTGGAGTCACCTTCCCTTTCTTTGGGGATCTTCTTGGTTTCTTTGGCGGATTTGGATTTGCTCCCACTTCATATTTT CTCCCCAGTATTATGTGGCTAGTGATCAAGAAGCCAAAAAGATTTACCGCCAAATGGATAATCAACTGG AGTTGCATATTCGTTGGAGTTTTTATTATGTTGGCATCCACAATTGGCGGCTTCCGGAATATTATTGCTGATGCATCCTCATATAGCTTCTACACATAA
- the LOC142608202 gene encoding lysine histidine transporter-like 6 isoform X1 codes for MVSTSPTKQEVANSDGKWIEEDTSRHAKWWYSTFHTVTAMIGAGVLSLPYAMAYLGWGPGTLVLAISWCMTLNTMWQMIQLHECVPGTRFDRYIDLGRHAFGPKLGPWIVLPQQLIVQVGCDIVYMVTGGKCLKKFMEMACTNCTQLKQSYWILIFGGIHFFLSQLPNFNSVAGVSLAAAVMSLSYSTIAWVGCLARGQIDDVSYAYKKTSSADYMFRVFNALGQISFAFAGHAVALEIQATIPSTPERPSKVPMWKGALGAYFINAICYFPVALIGYWAFGQDVDDNVLMNLKKPAWLIASANLMVVIHVIGSYQVYAMPVFDLLERMMVKKMNFPPGIALRLIARSSYVAFTLFVGVTFPFFGDLLGFFGGFGFAPTSYFLPSIMWLVIKKPKRFTAKWIINWSCIFVGVFIMLASTIGGFRNIIADASSYSFYT; via the exons ATGGTTTCAACTTCTCCTACTAAG CAGGAAGTTGCTAATTCAGACGGCAAATGGATAGAGGAGGACACCTCACGCCATGCCAAATGGTGGTACTCAACTTTTCACACTGTCACAGCTATGATAGGTGCAGGAGTACTCAGCCTGCCTTATGCCATGGCCTACTTAGGATG GGGTCCAGGGACACTGGTTTTGGCAATATCATGGTGCATGACCTTGAACACAATGTGGCAGATGATACAACTCCATGAATGTGTTCCAGGCACTCGTTTTGATCGATACATTGACCTCGGTCGACATGCCTTTGGGCCAAAACTCGGACCTTGGATTGTGCTTCCCCAGCAACTTATTGTTCAGGTTGGGTGTGACATAGTGTATATGGTCACTGGGGGAAAGTGCCTCAAGAAATTTATGGAGATGGCCTGCACCAATTGCACACAGCTCAAACAATCTTACTGGATTTTGATCTTTGGAGGCATCCATTTCTTCTTGTCTCAGCTACCCAACTTTAATTCTGTTGCTGGTGTTTCGCTAGCAGCAGCAGTCATGTCACTAAG TTATTCAACTATAGCCTGGGTGGGTTGCTTGGCTAGAGGTCAGATAGATGATGTGAGCTATGCTTACAAAAAAACTAGCTCAGCTGATTACATGTTTCGTGTCTTCAATGCATTGGGACAAATCTCTTTTGCATTTGCTGGGCATGCGGTGGCCCTTGAAATTCAGGCCACAATTCCATCAACTCCTGAGAGGCCTTCAAAGGTACCCATGTGGAAAGGTGCACTTGGAGCCTATTTTATCAATGCAATATGCTACTTCCCGGTGGCCCTTATTGGATACTGGGCATTTGGGCAAGATGTTGATGACAATGTGCTAATGAATCTCAAGAAACCTGCGTGGCTCATTGCCTCTGCTAACCTAATGGTGGTCATCCATGTCATAGGCAGCTATCAG GTCTATGCCATGCCTGTATTTGACTTGCTGGAGAGGATGATGGTGAAAAAGATGAATTTCCCACCAGGAATTGCACTTAGACTCATCGCTAGATCTTCTTATGTAG CATTTACATTATTCGTTGGAGTCACCTTCCCTTTCTTTGGGGATCTTCTTGGTTTCTTTGGCGGATTTGGATTTGCTCCCACTTCATATTTT CTCCCCAGTATTATGTGGCTAGTGATCAAGAAGCCAAAAAGATTTACCGCCAAATGGATAATCAACTGG AGTTGCATATTCGTTGGAGTTTTTATTATGTTGGCATCCACAATTGGCGGCTTCCGGAATATTATTGCTGATGCATCCTCATATAGCTTCTACACATAA
- the LOC142608202 gene encoding lysine histidine transporter-like 6 isoform X3: MVSTSPTKQEVANSDGKWIEEDTSRHAKWWYSTFHTVTAMIGAGVLSLPYAMAYLGWGPGTLVLAISWCMTLNTMWQMIQLHECVPGTRFDRYIDLGRHAFGPKLGPWIVLPQQLIVQVGCDIVYMVTGGKCLKKFMEMACTNCTQLKQSYWILIFGGIHFFLSQLPNFNSVAGVSLAAAVMSLSYSTIAWVGCLARGQIDDVSYAYKKTSSADYMFRVFNALGQISFAFAGHAVALEIQATIPSTPERPSKVPMWKGALGAYFINAICYFPVALIGYWAFGQDVDDNVLMNLKKPAWLIASANLMVVIHVIGSYQHLHYSLESPSLSLGIFLVSLADLDLLPLHIFSPVLCG; encoded by the exons ATGGTTTCAACTTCTCCTACTAAG CAGGAAGTTGCTAATTCAGACGGCAAATGGATAGAGGAGGACACCTCACGCCATGCCAAATGGTGGTACTCAACTTTTCACACTGTCACAGCTATGATAGGTGCAGGAGTACTCAGCCTGCCTTATGCCATGGCCTACTTAGGATG GGGTCCAGGGACACTGGTTTTGGCAATATCATGGTGCATGACCTTGAACACAATGTGGCAGATGATACAACTCCATGAATGTGTTCCAGGCACTCGTTTTGATCGATACATTGACCTCGGTCGACATGCCTTTGGGCCAAAACTCGGACCTTGGATTGTGCTTCCCCAGCAACTTATTGTTCAGGTTGGGTGTGACATAGTGTATATGGTCACTGGGGGAAAGTGCCTCAAGAAATTTATGGAGATGGCCTGCACCAATTGCACACAGCTCAAACAATCTTACTGGATTTTGATCTTTGGAGGCATCCATTTCTTCTTGTCTCAGCTACCCAACTTTAATTCTGTTGCTGGTGTTTCGCTAGCAGCAGCAGTCATGTCACTAAG TTATTCAACTATAGCCTGGGTGGGTTGCTTGGCTAGAGGTCAGATAGATGATGTGAGCTATGCTTACAAAAAAACTAGCTCAGCTGATTACATGTTTCGTGTCTTCAATGCATTGGGACAAATCTCTTTTGCATTTGCTGGGCATGCGGTGGCCCTTGAAATTCAGGCCACAATTCCATCAACTCCTGAGAGGCCTTCAAAGGTACCCATGTGGAAAGGTGCACTTGGAGCCTATTTTATCAATGCAATATGCTACTTCCCGGTGGCCCTTATTGGATACTGGGCATTTGGGCAAGATGTTGATGACAATGTGCTAATGAATCTCAAGAAACCTGCGTGGCTCATTGCCTCTGCTAACCTAATGGTGGTCATCCATGTCATAGGCAGCTATCAG CATTTACATTATTCGTTGGAGTCACCTTCCCTTTCTTTGGGGATCTTCTTGGTTTCTTTGGCGGATTTGGATTTGCTCCCACTTCATATTTT CTCCCCAGTATTATGTGGCTAG